Proteins co-encoded in one Malus sylvestris chromosome 7, drMalSylv7.2, whole genome shotgun sequence genomic window:
- the LOC126628363 gene encoding protein HIGH CHLOROPHYLL FLUORESCENCE PHENOTYPE 173, chloroplastic-like, with protein MGEKWHRVMQNLFGDQSEEEEVDSEHKSNPHPNSYRAITRLSIATARSTISGDLYRVDQRGVYNLTKAFQDCKKKMAQLRVGKSSKSKLTIVKFKTPESVDGWEVRQGTYFQDVVASKYDGGMDAKFEFTFTAEAVFSGYVFTRRGY; from the exons ATGGGGGAGAAGTGGCACCGGGTGATGCAGAACCTATTCGGTGATCAATCCGAAGAGGAAGAGGTCGATTCCGAGCACAAGTCCAATCCCCATCCCAATTCT TACAGGGCTATAACAAGATTATCTATTGCTACTGCACGCTCTACTATCAGCGGAGACCTCTACAGGGTTGATCAAAGAGGGGTCTACAATCTTACCAAAGCATTTCAG GACTGTAAGAAGAAAATGGCGCAATTACGAGTAGGAAAGAGTAGCAAGAGCAAACTTACAATCGTAAAGTTCAAGACTCCGGAGTCAGTGGATGGATGGGAAGTTCGTCAGGGGACTTACTTTCAGGATGTGGTTGCTTCTAAGTACGATGGAGGAATGGATGCCAAGTTCGAATTCACTTTCACAGCAGAGGCTGTTTTCTCCG GATATGTTTTCACCAGACGAGGGTACTAA